The Argopecten irradians isolate NY chromosome 16, Ai_NY, whole genome shotgun sequence genome window below encodes:
- the LOC138310803 gene encoding putative nuclease HARBI1 gives MVVVVPRRRKPRVYRHQAILDGAYTDQELRARYRFGRQSIAFLNFLLKDRLERHSARNHALTVDQQVLVSLRFLASGSFLQVVGDTTVSITIIGLDKSTVSRCLYRVCGRLAEHHNDAVKWPSLDECRRSKAKFFTTAGFPSVIGAVDGTHIRIQAPHVDEPSYVNRKGFHSINVQCVCDADGKFINVNAAWPGCSHDSHIFRTSSVCRHMENVRNWEEGVLLGDSGYPCRPFLLTPYLHPAGPAEQSYNDAHSKTRNCIERVFGTWKRRFHVLHSEIRMKPERVVRVILACAVLHNIAVMMREPAVDGEDYPGDEAGGDVVPYNGPQDGQAVRNHITQVFFAR, from the exons ATGGTTGTGGTGGTGCCTCGGAGGAGGAAACCGCGCGTCTATCGACACCAAGCCATCTTGGACGGTGCATACACCGACCAGGAATTGAGAGCCCGTTACAGGTTTGGACGACAGTCCATCGCTTTCCTGAATTTCCTGCTCAAGGATAGGCTGGAGAGACATTCCGCCAGGAACCATGCCCTGACTGTTGATCAGCAGGTGCTTGTTAGTCTTCGTTTTCTGGCCAGTGGCAGCTTCCTGCAAGTTGTAGGAGATACAACAG TGTCAATTACAATTATAGGGTTGGACAAGAGCACGGTATCACGTTGCTTGTACCGTGTGTGTGGTCGGCTGGCCGAGCACCACAATGACGCTGTAAAATGGCCTTCCCTTGATGAGTGCCGGCGCTCCAAGGCGAAATTTTTCACTACGGCTGGATTTCCGTCAGTGATTGGTGCTGTGGATGGGACCCACATTCGGATACAAGCTCCACACGTGGATGAGCCATCCTATGTCAACCGGAAGGGATTCCACAGCATCAACGTGCAGTGTGTCTGCGACGCGGATG gAAAGTTCATTAACGTGAACGCTGCGTGGCCGGGATGCTCGCATGATTCACACATCTTCCGGACATCTTCT GTGTGCAGGCACATGGAAAATGTCCGGAACTGGGAAGAGGGAGTTCTCCTGGGAGATTCTGGATATCCTTGCCGCCCATTTTTGTTAACACCATACCTCCATCCAGCTGGTCCTGCAGAGCAGAGCTATAATGATGCACACAGCAAAACCAGAAACTGCATTGAAAGGGTGTTTGGGACATGGAAGAGACGGTTCCATGTCCTTCACTCAGAG ATTCGCATGAAGCCCGAGAGGGTGGTGAGGGTAATCCTGGCCTGTGCCGTTCTGCACAACATAGCAGTCATGATGAGGGAGCCAGCAGTAGATGGGGAAGACTATCCTGGTGATGAGGCTGGTGGTGATGTGGTGCCCTACAATGGACCGCAGGACGGGCAAGCTGTCAGGAACCACATCACCCAGGTTTTCTTTGCCAGGTAG
- the LOC138310804 gene encoding uncharacterized protein has product MWERFTCAYLLVQIQGRAVHLELIGDLTEENFILAFRRFSSRRSLPKITISDNGTTFVAASKEIEWLSKSVTLKEQLGHLGTIWKFIPWYGGWWERLIGMTKTCLKKTLARALVNLLDEDPITPSHLLHGRKLSSLPYPISNTEDIQTSTTTHVYANKLYRVQVQVLEHFWSRWKREYLTSLREYQRISGNNDQKLKVGDVVLVYNDSPRNKWPLAIKEKLAVGGDGLVSSATIRTKNGTTTRPIGKLYPLEINVEDDVAQNNARAGPTTRAAKTAAVQKIKNSTKS; this is encoded by the exons ATGTGGGAAAGGTTTACTTGTGCTTATTTACTTGTGCAAATACAAGGGCGGGCAGTTCATCTTGAGCTAATTGGGGACTTAACAGAGGAAAATTTCATTCTTGCGTTCCGCCGCTTTTCAAGCAGGAGATCCCTACCAAAAATCACGATATCGGACAATGGAACTACCTTTGTTGCTGCTTCTAAAGAAATAGAATGGCTGTCTAAATCAGTAACTTTGAAAGAACAACTCGGACACTTGGGAACCATATGGAAATTCATACCTTGGTATGGAGGCTGGTGGGAGCGGTTAATCGGCATGACAAAAACATGTCTAAAGAAAACGCTTGCACGAGCATTAGTGA ATTTGTTGGATGAAGACCCAATTACACCATCGCATTTACTGCACGGAAGAAAACTTTCATCATTACCATACCCTATAAGCAACACCGAGGATATCCAAACTTCTACAACGACACACGTCTACGCTAACAAGTTATACCGAGTACAAGTACAAGTCTTGGAACATTTCTGGTCAAGGTGGAAAAGGGAATATctaacatccttgagggaataTCAACGTATTTCCGGAAACAATGATCAGAAACTTAAGGTTGGTGACGTAGTGTTAGTGTATAATGATAGCCCAAGAAACAAATGGCCTTTAGCCATTAAAGAAAAACTCGCCGTCGGAGGAGATGGTCTTGTCAGTTCAGCGACTATTAGAACCAAGAATGGAACGACTACAAGACCAATAGGTAAACTATATCCTCTGGAAATCAACGTGGAAGATGATGTGGCGCAGAACAATGCCAGAGCTGGACCGACTACTCGTGCAGCAAAGACTGCTGCTGTGCAAAAGATAAAGAACTCGACAAAGAGTTAA
- the LOC138310805 gene encoding uncharacterized protein, with amino-acid sequence MTTNTQWRYCPTECNPADLPPRGMSMRNFESNHLWFKGPDWLTNEKEWPQWIDQIEPALQTTEDQNTSNCLSVIQNKDNPGIHNVMDISRFGSYKKMLRVTAYVQRFILVCESTSPWLGPLKVEELKNASEIWIRNAQERNFQDEIVQMKTGKTKSNSIVRQLKLYMDEQDLIRCGGRIQNAAVCEATKFPILLPTKDEVTSLIVMDAHVNQCHSGIGSTVTLLRQTF; translated from the coding sequence ATGACGACGAATACTCAATGGAGATATTGTCCAACAGAATGCAATCCCGCAGACTTACCTCCGAGAGGAATGTCAATGAGGAATTTCGAATCAAACCATTTGTGGTTTAAAGGGCCAGACTGGTTGACAAATGAGAAAGAGTGGCCACAGTGGATAGACCAAATAGAACCAGCACTTCAAACAACCGAAGATCAAAATACAAGTAACTGTCTCAGTGTCATTCAAAACAAAGATAACCCGGGGATACACAATGTTATGGACATATCTAGATTTGGATCATACAAAAAGATGCTCCGAGTCACAGCATATGTACAGCGATTCATATTGGTATGCGAATCAACGTCTCCTTGGCTTGGTCCATTGAAAGTGGAAGAACTCAAGAACGCATCTGAGATATGGATTCGGAATGCCCAGGAAAGAAACTTCCAAGATGAAATCGTGCAAATGAAGACcggaaaaacaaaatcaaacagCATCGTGAGACAACTGAAACTGTATATGGATGAACAAGATCTCATTCGTTGTGGCGGAAGAATACAAAATGCTGCGGTATGTGAAGCCACAAAATTCCCCATATTGTTACCTACTAAGGATGAGGTGACAAGTTTGATCGTGATGGACGCTCACGTGAATCAATGTCACTCAGGGATCGGCAGCACAGTTACACTATTGCGTCAAACTTTTTAG